The Amblyomma americanum isolate KBUSLIRL-KWMA chromosome 5, ASM5285725v1, whole genome shotgun sequence genome window below encodes:
- the Srg3 gene encoding sting-regulated gene 3 gives MIMRFQKAFGTSPTRVALIAIATAACLDFAEARPALSFGGSLFSGNVAASLRLPVPNIGGAVTSGAGGITGTLTASRKLQTSGSVVGGLKGALTGSHSLQTSRNILGGLTRALTGSRTIEASRNVLGGLTGARTGSRAVQISGNALGGLTEPRTASRTIRTSGNIQGGLTGDLTGSRRVQTSRSGSGGLKESLTGSGTVLASRNVQGSLTVARTGSSTVQASGNVLGGLTGARTPSHTIKTSENIQGGLTADLSGSRRVQTSRSGSGGLRGSLTGTGSVQASRKVLGGLTGARTGSRMVQISRNVLGGRTGARTACRTIPTSGIILGGLTGDLQGSRKVQTSRNVSGGFTGSLTGSGMVQASRNVLGGLTVSRTGNGTVQASGNVLDSLTGAPTESRRVQTFVNASGGLRGSRMGGRTAQAPGNTLGGLTGARTGSGKVQASGNVLGSLIGARTASQTLKTSENIRGGLTADLPGSRRVETSRSGLGGLRGSLTGSGMVQASRNVLGGLTVSRTGSGTVQASRNVLGGLTGPPTGSRRVLTSGNVSSALRGSVTGSRMIQASGNNLGDLTGNLTGKRTVQISGNVGGLTGALTGSRSVQTSGNASGGLRGQLAGSSTIQISRNVHGGLAAARTGSRRVDTSGDIVGGVTGALTGSRSVQTSGNASGGLRGSLTKSRMIQASRNALGGLIETLTGIPMVQASKKVVGGLKGAVTGSGRVLTSGNVSSGLRGSLTGTRRIQASENILGDLTGNLTGNRTIQISGNVGGLTGALTGSRSVQTPRNASGGLKGLLAESSAIQTSTNVQGGLAAARTGSRTVETSGNVGGVTGALTGSRSVQTSANASGGLRGYLTGSHTIQAPRNVTGGLAAARTGSRTVETSGSVEGGLKGALTGSRCAQTSRNASDGLRASFTGSSTIQASRNVMGGLAAARTGSRTVEASGNVVGGLTGALTARRSVQISGNASGGLRGSLTGSRKIQASRNALGGLIETLTGIPMVQASKNVSGGLSGAMTGSLSVKTSGSAVGGLTGDLTGSSALEATGNASGGLTGARTGSRTIQAAENQAVEKTRITEERALSAKGPLERYDENSQTGEIHAVSRRRLLAENIAEERSLVVPLKAVMGFLGQGPTEHRAWYHAFMGPFRSQKRTLMEKITNIVLPSLPFRYFRNSNRSPLDRFRNFFQG, from the exons ATGATAATGAGGTTTCAGAAAGCATTTGGAACATCACCGACCAGGGTGGCTCTTATTGCGA TTGCCACAGCAGCCTGCCTGGACTTCGCAGAAGCACGACCAGCATTGTCGTTCGGAGGAAGTTTGTTCAGCGGAAATGTTGCAGCGAGCCTGAGACTGCCTGTGCCAAATATTGGTGGAGCTGTGACAAGTGGTGCAGGCGGCATCACAGGAACCCTGACGGCAAGCCGCAAGCTACAAACATCTGGTAGTGTTGTAGGTGGCCTCAAAGGAGCACTGACAGGAAGCCACAGTCTGCAAACATCTCGAAATATTCTAGGTGGTCTCACAAGAGCTCTTACGGGAAGCCGCACGATAGAAGCATCTAGAAATGTTCTTGGTGGCCTTACAGGAGCTCGGACGGGAAGCCGCGCGGTACAAATATCTGGAAATGCTCTAGGTGGTCTCACAGAACCTCGAACGGCAAGCCGCACTATAAGAACTTCTGGAAATATTCAAGGCGGTCTCACAGGTGACTTGACCGGAAGCCGCAGGGTACAAACATCTCGAAGTGGTTCGGGCGGTCTCAAAGAATCACTGACGGGAAGCGGCACGGTACTAGCATCTAGAAATGTTCAGGGCAGCCTCACAGTAGCTCGGACTGGAAGCAGCACGGTTCAAGCATCTGGAAATGTTCTAGGTGGTCTCACAGGAGCTCGAACGCCAAGCCACACAATAAAAACTTCTGAAAATATTCAAGGCGGTCTCACAGCTGACTTGTCTGGAAGTCGCAGAGTGCAAACATCTCGAAGTGGATCAGGTGGGCTCAGAGGATCACTGACGGGAACCGGCTCGGTACAAGCATCAAGAAAGGTTTTGGGCGGCCTTACAGGAGCTCGGACGGGAAGCCGAATGGTACAAATATCTAGAAATGTTCTAGGTGGTCGCACAGGAGCTCGGACGGCATGCCGCACGATACCAACTTCTGGAATTATTCTAGGTGGTCTCACAGGTGACCTGCAAGGAAGCCGAAAGGTACAAACATCTCGAAATGTTTCGGGTGGCTTCACAGGATCACTGACGGGAAGCGGCATGGTACAAGCATCTAGAAATGTTCTGGGTGGCCTCACAGTATCTCGGACGGGAAACGGCACGGTACAAGCATCCGGAAATGTTCTAGATAGTCTCACAGGAGCTCCGACCGAAAGCCGCAGGGTACAAACATTTGTAAATGCCTCAGGTGGCCTCAGAGGATCCCGTATGGGAGGCCGCACGGCACAAGCACCTGGAAATACTCTGGGTGGCCTCACAGGAGCACGGACGGGAAGCGGCAAGGTACAAGCATCTGGAAATGTTCTGGGTAGTCTCATAGGAGCTCGAACGGCAAGCCAAACACTAAAAACTTCTGAAAATATTCGAGGCGGTCTCACAGCTGACTTGCCTGGAAGTCGCAGAGTGGAAACATCTCGAAGTGGATTGGGTGGCCTCAGAGGATCACTGACGGGAAGCGGCATGGTACAAGCATCTAGAAATGTTCTGGGTGGCCTCACAGTATCTCGGACGGGAAGCGGTACGGTACAAGCATCCAGAAATGTTCTAGGTGGTCTCACAGGACCTCCGACCGGAAGCCGCAGGGTACTTACATCGGGAAATGTTTCAAGTGCCCTCAGAGGATCCGTTACGGGAAGCCGGATGATACAAGCATCTGGAAATAATCTAGGTGATCTCACAGGGAACCTGACGGGAAAGCGCACGGTACAAATATCTGGAAATGTAGGCGGTCTCACAGGAGCTCTGACAGGAAGCCGAAGTGTACAAACATCTGGAAATGCTTCAGGTGGCCTCAGAGGACAATTGGCTGGGAGCAGCACGATACAAATATCTAGAAATGTTCATGGTGGCCTCGCAGCAGCTCGGACGGGAAGCCGCAGGGTAGATACATCTGGAGATATTGTAGGTGGTGTCACAGGGGCACTGACAGGAAGCCGCAGTGTACAAACATCTGGAAATGCTTCAGGTGGCCTCAGAGGATCGTTGACTAAAAGCCGCATGATACAAGCATCTAGAAATGCTCTGGGTGGCCTCATAGAAACTCTGACAGGAATCCCCATGGTACAAGCATCTAAAAAAGTTGTAGGTGGGCTCAAAGGAGCTGTGACGGGAAGCGGTAGGGTACTTACATCGGGAAATGTTTCAAGTGGCCTCAGAGGATCACTTACGGGAACCCGCAGGATACAAGCATCTGAAAATATTCTAGGTGATCTCACAGGGAACCTGACGGGAAACCGCACGATACAAATATCTGGAAATGTAGGTGGCCTCACAGGAGCTCTGACAGGAAGCCGAAGTGTACAAACACCGAGAAATGCTTCAGGTGGCCTCAAAGGATTATTGGCTGAAAGCAGCGCGATACAAACATCTACAAATGTTCAGGGTGGCCTCGCAGCAGCTCGAACGGGAAGCCGCACGGTAGAAACATCTGGAAATGTAGGTGGTGTCACAGGGGCACTAACCGGAAGTCGCAGTGTACAAACGTCTGCAAATGCTTCAGGTGGCCTCAGAGGGTATTTAACTGGAAGCCACACGATACAAGCACCTAGAAATGTTACGGGTGGCCTCGCAGCAGCTCGAACAGGAAGCCGTACGGTAGAAACATCTGGAAGTGTTGAAGGTGGTCTCAAAGGAGCTCTGACAGGAAGCCGCTGTGCACAAACATCTCGAAATGCTTCAGATGGCCTCAGAGCATCATTTACTGGAAGCAGTACGATACAAGCATCAAGAAATGTTATGGGTGGCCTCGCAGCAGCTCGGACGGGAAGCCGCACAGTAGAAGCATCTGGAAATGTTGTAGGTGGTCTCACAGGAGCTCTGACAGCAAGGCGCAGTGTACAAATTTCTGGAAATGCTTCAGGTGGCCTCAGAGGATCGTTGACTGGAAGCCGCAAGATACAAGCATCTAGAAATGCTCTGGGTGGCCTCATAGAAACTCTGACAGGAATCCCCATGGTACAAGCATCTAAAAATGTTTCAGGTGGCCTCAGTGGAGCAATGACAGGAAGCCTCTCTGTAAAAACATCTGGAAGTGCTGTAGGTGGCCTCACAGGAGACCTGACGGGTAGCAGTGCGTTAGAAGCTACTGGAAATGCTTCAGGTGGTCTTACAGGAGCCAGAACGGGAAGCCGTACGATACAAGCAGCTGAGAATCAAGCCGTGGAGAAAACGCGCATTACTGAAGAACGTGCTCTAAGTGCCAAAGGGCCGTTGGAAAGGTACGATGAAAATTCCCAAACCGGAGAAATACACGCAGTTTCACGGCGGCGTTTATTAGCAGAGAACATCGCCGAGGAGAGATCCCTTGTGGTACCTTTGAAGGCCGTAATGGGATTCTTGGGCCAGGGACCAACGGAGCATCGAGCCTGGTACCATGCATTTATGGGGCCATTCCGGAGTCAGAAGCGAACGCTCATGGAAAAGATTACGAACATTGTTCTGCCATCTCTCCCATTTAGGTACTTTCGCAATTCGAACAGAAGCCCGTTGGACAGGTTTCGAAACTTCTTTCAGGGTTGA